One genomic segment of Sphingorhabdus sp. M41 includes these proteins:
- a CDS encoding putative quinol monooxygenase produces the protein MIIITASFISPSAKRADIITLCSEHSARSRAEPGCISHHIHADCDDPGRLFFHEEWQDEAAVAAHFAVPESGDFVKRLAVLVGERPEINLYRAEAVSMAELG, from the coding sequence GTGATCATCATCACCGCATCCTTCATCTCTCCGTCCGCGAAGCGCGCTGACATCATCACGCTGTGCAGCGAGCATAGCGCCCGTTCCCGCGCCGAGCCGGGCTGCATATCGCACCATATCCATGCTGATTGCGACGATCCGGGGCGGCTGTTCTTTCACGAGGAATGGCAGGATGAAGCCGCCGTCGCCGCGCATTTCGCGGTTCCGGAATCTGGGGATTTTGTGAAGCGGCTGGCCGTGCTGGTTGGCGAGCGGCCGGAGATAAATCTATATCGGGCGGAAGCGGTGTCAATGGCGGAGCTGGGTTAG
- a CDS encoding sodium-translocating pyrophosphatase, producing the protein MTVVTISILCGFIAILYGFITSRQVLNAPAGNEKMQSIAGAIQEGAQAYLNRQYRAIGLVGIVVAVLVFIFLGAISTVGFLLGAVLSGVAGYIGMNISVRANVRTAQGASESLQTGLTVAFRAGAVTGMLVAGLALLAISIFFYVLTTQMGLAANDRTVIDALVALAFGASLISIFARLGGGIFTKAADVGADLVGKVEAGIPEDDPRNPATIADNVGDNVGDCAGMAADLFETYVVTVGATMVLLALLFGDFVGSAMLYDLMSLPLIVGGVCILTSIIGTYMVRLGSGTNIMGALYKGFITTAVLSIPAIYYVTMRTLGDMDTPIGVALDGTGGFTGMALFWSMMVGLAVTGLIIWITEYYTGTQYRPVRSIAKSSETGHGTNVIQGLAISMEATALPTLVIVVGIVVAFQLAGLIGIAFAATAMLALAGMVVALDAYGPVTDNAGGIAEMAGLDESVRNKTDALDAVGNTTKAVTKGYAIGSAGLAALVLFSAYTADLKEFFPNLEVSFSLENPYVIVGLLLGALLPYLFGSMGMTAVGRAAGDVVKDVREQFAADPGIMAGTSRPNYARTVDLVTKAAIKEMILPSLLPVLAPIVVYFVITAVAGQANGFAALGALLLGVIVSGLFVALSMTAGGGAWDNAKKYIEDGNHGGKGSDAHHAAVTGDTVGDPYKDTAGPAVNPMIKITNIVALLLLAALYAAQGGVH; encoded by the coding sequence ATGACTGTAGTCACCATTTCAATTTTATGTGGTTTTATCGCCATATTATACGGCTTCATTACCAGCCGCCAGGTGCTCAATGCACCGGCCGGCAACGAGAAAATGCAATCCATTGCCGGTGCCATTCAGGAAGGCGCCCAAGCCTATCTGAACCGCCAATATCGTGCGATCGGTCTCGTCGGCATTGTCGTCGCGGTTCTGGTCTTCATCTTCCTCGGCGCCATTTCAACCGTCGGCTTCCTGCTCGGCGCGGTCCTTTCCGGCGTCGCGGGCTATATTGGCATGAACATCTCGGTTCGCGCCAATGTCCGCACGGCACAGGGCGCCAGCGAAAGCCTGCAAACCGGTCTCACCGTCGCGTTTCGCGCCGGTGCGGTGACGGGTATGCTGGTTGCTGGCCTCGCGTTGCTGGCGATCTCGATATTCTTCTACGTGCTGACCACCCAGATGGGTCTGGCTGCCAATGACCGTACGGTCATTGACGCGCTGGTTGCTCTGGCCTTCGGTGCGTCGCTGATCTCGATCTTTGCGCGTCTCGGTGGTGGTATCTTCACCAAGGCCGCTGACGTTGGCGCCGATCTGGTCGGCAAGGTCGAAGCGGGCATCCCCGAGGATGATCCACGCAACCCTGCGACGATCGCGGATAATGTTGGTGACAATGTCGGCGATTGTGCCGGCATGGCAGCCGATCTGTTCGAGACCTATGTCGTGACCGTTGGTGCGACGATGGTGCTTCTGGCTCTGTTGTTCGGCGATTTTGTCGGCAGCGCGATGCTCTACGACCTCATGTCTTTGCCGCTCATTGTTGGCGGTGTCTGTATCCTGACTTCGATCATCGGCACATATATGGTTCGTCTCGGCAGCGGCACGAACATCATGGGCGCGCTGTACAAGGGTTTCATCACCACAGCGGTGCTGTCGATCCCGGCCATCTATTATGTCACCATGCGCACGCTGGGTGACATGGACACGCCAATCGGTGTCGCGCTTGACGGCACTGGCGGATTTACCGGCATGGCCCTGTTCTGGTCGATGATGGTTGGTCTGGCGGTTACCGGCCTGATCATCTGGATCACCGAATATTATACCGGCACGCAATATCGTCCGGTTCGGTCGATCGCCAAATCATCGGAAACCGGCCACGGCACGAACGTGATCCAGGGACTGGCGATTTCGATGGAAGCAACGGCCCTGCCGACGCTGGTCATCGTTGTCGGCATCGTTGTCGCGTTCCAGCTTGCTGGTCTGATCGGCATCGCCTTTGCGGCAACCGCCATGCTGGCACTTGCCGGAATGGTCGTGGCGCTGGATGCTTATGGTCCGGTTACGGATAACGCAGGCGGTATCGCTGAAATGGCCGGTCTGGACGAGAGCGTCCGGAACAAGACCGATGCGCTCGACGCCGTGGGCAACACCACCAAGGCCGTGACCAAGGGCTATGCCATTGGTTCTGCCGGTCTTGCGGCTCTGGTGCTTTTCTCGGCCTATACCGCCGACCTCAAGGAGTTCTTCCCGAACCTTGAAGTCAGCTTCAGCCTTGAAAATCCCTATGTGATCGTTGGCCTGCTGCTGGGTGCCTTGCTGCCCTATCTGTTCGGTTCCATGGGCATGACCGCTGTTGGTCGCGCTGCCGGGGACGTCGTCAAAGACGTTCGTGAGCAGTTTGCTGCTGATCCGGGCATCATGGCGGGTACCTCGCGTCCCAACTATGCACGGACCGTGGATCTGGTGACCAAGGCGGCGATCAAGGAAATGATCCTGCCATCGCTGCTGCCGGTTCTTGCACCGATCGTGGTCTATTTCGTGATCACCGCGGTTGCGGGCCAGGCGAACGGCTTTGCCGCGCTCGGCGCCTTGCTGCTCGGCGTGATCGTCTCCGGCCTTTTCGTTGCCCTGTCGATGACAGCGGGTGGCGGTGCCTGGGACAATGCCAAGAAATATATCGAGGACGGCAATCACGGCGGCAAGGGCTCCGACGCCCACCATGCTGCGGTGACCGGCGATACCGTGGGCGATCCGTACAAGGATACTGCGGGTCCGGCCGTCAACCCGATGATCAAGATCACCAATATTGTCGCATTGCTGCTGCTCGCAGCGCTGTATGCGGCGCAGGGCGGCGTTCACTAG
- the thiL gene encoding thiamine-phosphate kinase, which translates to MNELDFIDRLKAITTHPAARGLVDDVAMMPFGRHKLVMTHDMMVEGVHFLRDADPADVAWKLVAVNLSDLAAKGAKPLGILLGYGRTAGDQWDAAFVEGLKQAIDRFSVPLLGGDTVAMGENAPRTFGLTAIGEAKGHIVPSRSNAKPGHAVYVTGTIGDAWAGLQIASGSLRSPDIDTTASLLKAHTRPMPKLEEGRILSNLVSSMMDISDGLLLDASRIAAASGIQIEIDLAELPLSTQFQALVGDDCDARMKAATGGDDYQLLLTASPETVLSVPLTCVGICRPGSGVALHSHGERLELPEHLGFVHA; encoded by the coding sequence TTGAACGAACTAGATTTTATTGACCGATTAAAGGCTATTACCACCCACCCGGCAGCACGCGGACTTGTCGATGATGTCGCGATGATGCCGTTCGGACGGCACAAGCTGGTGATGACTCATGACATGATGGTCGAAGGCGTGCATTTCCTTCGCGACGCCGATCCGGCCGATGTGGCGTGGAAGCTTGTCGCGGTGAACCTGTCTGATCTGGCAGCCAAGGGAGCGAAGCCGCTGGGCATCCTGCTCGGCTATGGCCGGACCGCTGGTGATCAGTGGGACGCAGCCTTTGTCGAAGGGCTGAAACAGGCGATTGACCGCTTTTCCGTGCCATTGCTCGGCGGCGATACCGTGGCGATGGGAGAAAATGCCCCAAGAACCTTTGGCCTGACCGCCATTGGTGAAGCAAAGGGCCATATCGTGCCGTCGCGCAGCAACGCCAAGCCGGGCCACGCCGTCTATGTCACGGGAACCATTGGCGACGCATGGGCCGGGCTGCAAATCGCATCGGGGTCGCTGCGTTCACCGGATATCGACACCACCGCCTCGCTGCTGAAAGCGCACACCCGTCCTATGCCAAAGCTGGAAGAGGGGCGGATATTGTCCAATCTGGTCAGCAGCATGATGGATATTTCCGATGGTCTGTTGCTCGACGCATCGCGAATTGCTGCAGCCAGCGGGATACAGATTGAAATTGATCTGGCGGAATTGCCGTTATCCACGCAGTTTCAGGCGCTTGTCGGCGATGACTGCGACGCCCGGATGAAGGCGGCGACGGGCGGCGACGATTATCAATTGTTGCTCACCGCCAGCCCGGAAACCGTATTGTCGGTTCCGCTCACCTGCGTTGGCATTTGCCGGCCCGGTTCGGGTGTCGCGCTGCACAGCCATGGCGAACGACTGGAACTGCCCGAGCATCTGGGATTTGTGCACGCCTGA
- a CDS encoding transcriptional regulator encodes MNGISGSEPFRQQVFGEQSRQQFARCYPEQAQVLDHQMASNEWLTLEALARLGEALPGASVEYNPGDLPVGIKPENVPSNGLTIGDTIRTIDQSASWAVLKNIEQVPEYEALLLSLLAEIRPILEAKTGQMLKPQGFIFVSSPGAVTPYHFDPEHNILLQLRGEKWMTTFPAGNARFAADEIHEGYHLGGHRNLVWEDDFAAEGTRHHLTPGKAIFVPVMAPHFVQNGPEPSISLSITWRSDWSFEEADARAFNGWLRKRGITPRAPGRFPARNRVKAFAWRVLRKISGR; translated from the coding sequence ATGAACGGGATCAGCGGCAGCGAGCCATTCCGGCAGCAGGTCTTTGGTGAGCAAAGCCGGCAGCAATTTGCTCGCTGTTATCCCGAACAGGCACAAGTGCTAGATCACCAGATGGCGTCGAACGAATGGCTGACACTGGAAGCCTTGGCACGGCTCGGCGAGGCGTTGCCCGGTGCCAGCGTTGAATATAATCCCGGCGACTTGCCGGTTGGTATCAAGCCCGAAAATGTGCCGAGCAACGGCCTGACTATCGGCGACACGATCCGGACAATCGATCAGTCGGCGAGCTGGGCGGTGCTCAAGAATATCGAGCAGGTGCCGGAATATGAAGCGTTGCTGCTGTCACTGCTCGCCGAAATCAGGCCGATACTGGAGGCCAAGACCGGCCAGATGCTGAAACCCCAGGGCTTCATCTTCGTGTCCTCGCCTGGTGCGGTGACGCCTTATCATTTCGATCCGGAACATAATATCCTGCTGCAATTGCGCGGTGAAAAATGGATGACCACTTTCCCGGCCGGCAATGCGCGTTTTGCTGCCGACGAGATCCACGAGGGCTATCATCTCGGCGGCCATCGCAATCTGGTCTGGGAAGATGATTTTGCAGCCGAAGGCACGCGGCACCATCTGACTCCCGGCAAGGCGATCTTCGTCCCGGTGATGGCCCCGCACTTTGTCCAGAACGGGCCGGAGCCGAGCATCTCGCTGTCGATAACGTGGCGATCTGACTGGAGCTTTGAAGAGGCGGACGCGCGGGCGTTCAATGGCTGGCTGCGAAAGCGGGGGATCACGCCCAGGGCACCGGGGCGGTTTCCGGCGCGGAACCGGGTGAAGGCGTTTGCTTGGCGGGTTTTGCGGAAGATATCCGGGCGATAA
- a CDS encoding GNAT family N-acetyltransferase, whose product MDLSGFQKMEGKDIRGDRFRDGLSGPEFKAIFHPVAEMDDNLVEAWSDLARQTSEPNIFYEHWFLLSALAHLDHGHDLQLFLLWSGDPHHSHLLGLLPMGPHKRYGRWPVPYVQNWMHHNCFLGTPLVRKGFESLFWEKLLAALDSSNWPGFLHINGMTINGPLDQALRAVCGGQKRRCDLVHSEARALLQSDLSSDDYQRATLRGKKRKEWRRLSKRLNEKGELSYGQHLDGEGLDHWIDEFLELEQAGWKGKNGSALASAPETSAFFSQCVAGAAAAGQLERRDIRLDGKPLAMLVNFLSAPGAFGFKTAFDEDYSRFSPGVLLQIENLKFLDLRKLEWIDSCAAQDHPMIDHLWSDRRHIGRFSIELNGTSRRALFRGARLGERLMGRIRGRAIFDPTELQQ is encoded by the coding sequence ATGGATTTGAGCGGGTTTCAGAAGATGGAGGGCAAGGATATCCGGGGCGACCGGTTCCGCGACGGCCTGTCCGGACCCGAATTCAAGGCGATATTCCATCCGGTCGCGGAAATGGATGACAATCTGGTCGAGGCGTGGAGCGATCTGGCCAGACAGACGAGCGAACCGAATATTTTCTATGAACATTGGTTCCTGCTTTCGGCATTGGCCCATCTTGACCATGGCCACGATCTGCAGCTGTTTCTGCTATGGTCGGGAGATCCGCACCATTCCCACTTGCTCGGCCTGCTTCCGATGGGTCCACACAAACGATATGGGCGCTGGCCGGTGCCCTATGTGCAGAACTGGATGCATCACAATTGTTTTCTCGGCACGCCGCTGGTCCGCAAGGGCTTTGAATCGCTGTTCTGGGAAAAGCTGCTCGCCGCGCTTGATAGCAGCAACTGGCCGGGATTTCTGCATATCAACGGTATGACCATCAACGGTCCTCTGGATCAGGCCTTGCGCGCGGTCTGTGGCGGCCAGAAGCGGCGCTGCGATCTGGTGCACAGCGAGGCGCGGGCGTTGTTGCAGAGCGATCTAAGCTCGGATGACTATCAGAGGGCCACTTTGCGCGGGAAAAAGCGCAAGGAATGGCGGCGGCTGTCCAAACGGCTGAACGAAAAAGGGGAGCTGAGTTACGGCCAGCATCTCGACGGCGAGGGGCTGGACCATTGGATCGATGAATTTCTCGAGCTGGAACAGGCCGGCTGGAAAGGGAAGAACGGCTCGGCACTGGCCAGCGCCCCGGAGACCAGCGCCTTTTTCAGTCAATGTGTTGCCGGGGCCGCTGCGGCAGGCCAGCTGGAACGCCGCGATATCCGCCTCGACGGAAAGCCGCTGGCGATGCTGGTGAACTTTCTGTCCGCACCCGGTGCCTTCGGTTTCAAGACCGCTTTTGACGAGGATTATTCCCGCTTTTCTCCCGGCGTATTGCTGCAGATTGAAAATCTGAAATTTCTTGACCTGCGGAAGCTGGAGTGGATCGACAGCTGCGCAGCGCAGGATCATCCGATGATCGACCATCTATGGTCCGATCGCCGCCATATCGGGCGCTTTTCGATTGAACTGAACGGGACTTCCCGCCGCGCACTCTTTCGGGGAGCCCGGCTGGGAGAAAGGCTGATGGGCAGGATCAGGGGGCGCGCCATATTTGATCCGACCGAGTTGCAGCAATGA